The nucleotide sequence ATTGTCAACGATGTTGATACAAACTCTCATGACCCCAGCACTAAAGAAATCTTCAATAGGTCTTACATTTAGACAAAAATATGAGAGACTAACCATTTTATGTTATATATATTAGTGTCCACCCGTCCATATCAAACTACGTCTATGGTCATGAAATTCATGAACGGACTTTGCGTAACAATCATTCTTCGCATACAATTAGAAATGGCTTGGAAATCTGACATACTGTGTTAAGAAAATGAAATAGATGAGCGAAAGAAAGTATACACTCTAACAAACCTTTTCTGCATCTAATGTTTAACATTCCACGACATTTCTAAAGTAGATACATAAAATAATCCCACATGACGTAAAAATTTGTTTAACATGCACACTAGCATATAAACATGCAACGAAAAGAGATACTCTCATGGACATGGACATGGATGGAAGGAAGAATATAACTTtgaaatatatttgtaacaaaaTGTTACTTGCCGAGTTGCGGAGTCGATCTCTTTCATTTATTTAACATTTCTATATCTAATATGGTAATTTCGTTTCTGTTCAGTTGACCGACCATTCAAATGCTGTAAACTTACCTTGTGGTTTCTTCATTATGTTATCCAAGTACCATCTCACATATCTGTCATCCATGTCAAACATGAAATCCATTCCCCTTATCTACCAAATCAAAACATAGCCATGTGTTACTATTACTTCTTTTATCGTACCAGCAAAATACAGATcttagtgaaaaaaaaaaaaaaacaattacctGAATCAAACAACATGAAATGAGTGCAGCCGCTTGTCCACGAGCAACTGATTCACCGTTCACTAAAATCGAACCCTTCCCGATATTTTTAAGAGTAAATGTGCCATCGGTCTCCATCTTTATAGTAGCCTGACAAACACGTTGACAGTTACTACAAAGTATAACTTTTTAGTTATTGAAGATTTGGTAACAAACCTGTTGCCTAGATATCATGTTGGCATGACTTTCTTTTCTTAGATCAATATCAACTTCGGTGTCATCTGTTGATCTACCTACTGTGACCTCTGTTTTCTTGATATAGTAATTAAAATGACGGCTGTAAAAGACAGCAAAAGCACCTAGAGATGACATGACTCTTTGTGATGAAGACTGCTCTAATCTACTTATTGACCTTTTACAGTGTCTATATTTACCACTTTTAGCTGCAATCAACAAAGCGAGTCAGTTAACAATGCTATACAAAATGTGCGTCGTAAACTGAATGAAATACCGAGTTAACCAGTAACCACCTTCATTGGTAATCCATGAGTCCTGAGCATATTCATAGTCTAGTTTACGAATCTGAAAGAATAAACACAAATATTGAAAGAGGAAAAATGATCTCAATAAATGGTGTAAACATCACACAAAAGGATTACAAAGTTTACCAACGCTTCAATATCAGGTAAGCAAGGTAGGTCACTATCACTGTCGGAGTTGTTATCATCTGATATAGAAAGATTATGATCCACTGATACAGAAGATAAATCTGGACCATCCATCAGTGGCTGAGTAAAAGATGACATTAGGTCAATCAAATCTGCAGTTTCGGTTTTAACACAGGAAGATGGTATATCGGAATCTTCAGTATCAGGAAAACAAGGTAGATCACTATCAGTTTTATGGTCTGATATAGAAGGATTATGATCCATTGATACAGACTTAAGATCGCAACCAACATGCGGATTTGAAGAATCAAATTCGGAAGATAAACCTTGATCATCCATCTGTGACTGAGTAAAACATGACGCGGGGTCACTAGAATCTGTAACCATTCGGGGTCTAACAGAAGGCGTTGGTATTTCTGGATCTTCAATATCAGGAACGCAAGGTAAATCACTATGACTGTCACGGTCTGATACCGAAGGATTATGATCCATTGATACAGACTTATGAGTGCAACCAACACGTAGATTTGCAAAATTAAATTCAGAAGATACAGCTGGATCATCCATCTGCGAATTAGTTAAACATGTTGCGGGCTCGATAGAATCTGTAGCGGTTTCGGGTCTAACAGAAGGGGATGGTATTACCGGATCACTGTTATGATGGTCTGATATAGAAGGATTATGATCCATTGATACAGATTTAGGAGTGCAACCAACATGCGGATTCGCAGAATCAATTTCAGAAGATAAACCTGAACCATCCATCTTTGACTGAGTGAGAGATGATGCAGGGTCAATAGAATCTGGAGCAGTTCGGCATCTAGCAGAAGGAGATTGATGAATCCGCAAGAAAATATTATCGTCGCATGGTATTTCTGGATCTTCAATATCAAGGTCACTATCATTGTCAGAGTTGTCATGGTCTGATATAGAAGGATTATGATCCATTGATACCGATTTATAAGTGTCACCGACATGTGGATTTACAGAATCGTATTCAGATTGTAAACTAGGACCATCCATTTGTGACTGAGAAAAAGAGGGTGACGGGTCAATAGACTCTGTAGCAGTTATGAGTCTAACATAAGGAGATGGACGGGTCACCGAGAAAATATTATCATTGCACGGTATTTCTGGATCTTCTGTATTTAAAATGCAAGTAAATTTCCCTTCACTAAGATGAACAGGGTCGAGGTGTGAGATTGACGTTAACTCCACGTCATCTTCACTGTGACAGACATCGTGCTCATCATCATGAAATGAGGGATCTTCTAGAACATTTTCAGGAGAATCTAGTAACTGCGAATCAGGAATGTTATCAACTGTGTCTTCTGTATTCAAACTGCAAACGATATAATCCTCAACTGAGAAGCTCGGTAGCGAAACGGGAAGACTTGCGTATTCAACTTCTGTACCATCACTAGAATTATACGATTCGTCTTTATCATGCATATGAGTGTCATCTTTGGGTTCAATACCCGGGTCAAAAAAAGTCATCAGATTATCTGTTAGTAAAACACAAACAGTTTCAGTAAGTTTGCACGATCCATCTTCTCTCATGGATCCATTCATATAATCATTTTGAACTGACTCGTAACATTCGGGAGCTGATTTATCAACTAAATTAGTACTTGCAATACTCCCGAAACTGTTTTCAAGACAGGCAGTGAAGATAACATGAGCCTCGTGATTAAGCGTAGCATGATCTTG is from Helianthus annuus cultivar XRQ/B chromosome 9, HanXRQr2.0-SUNRISE, whole genome shotgun sequence and encodes:
- the LOC110878821 gene encoding uncharacterized protein LOC110878821; this encodes MKTCEDKLLLKCSIEAGASLEALAKGNKKTPNKRKGGSICTHYYRTRSRLKFESFKSPDLSFFDKCKKLQDHATLNHEAHVIFTACLENSFGSIASTNLVDKSAPECYESVQNDYMNGSMREDGSCKLTETVCVLLTDNLMTFFDPGIEPKDDTHMHDKDESYNSSDGTEVEYASLPVSLPSFSVEDYIVCSLNTEDTVDNIPDSQLLDSPENVLEDPSFHDDEHDVCHSEDDVELTSISHLDPVHLSEGKFTCILNTEDPEIPCNDNIFSVTRPSPYVRLITATESIDPSPSFSQSQMDGPSLQSEYDSVNPHVGDTYKSVSMDHNPSISDHDNSDNDSDLDIEDPEIPCDDNIFLRIHQSPSARCRTAPDSIDPASSLTQSKMDGSGLSSEIDSANPHVGCTPKSVSMDHNPSISDHHNSDPVIPSPSVRPETATDSIEPATCLTNSQMDDPAVSSEFNFANLRVGCTHKSVSMDHNPSVSDRDSHSDLPCVPDIEDPEIPTPSVRPRMVTDSSDPASCFTQSQMDDQGLSSEFDSSNPHVGCDLKSVSMDHNPSISDHKTDSDLPCFPDTEDSDIPSSCVKTETADLIDLMSSFTQPLMDGPDLSSVSVDHNLSISDDNNSDSDSDLPCLPDIEALIRKLDYEYAQDSWITNEAKSGKYRHCKRSISRLEQSSSQRVMSSLGAFAVFYSRHFNYYIKKTEVTVGRSTDDTEVDIDLRKESHANMISRQQATIKMETDGTFTLKNIGKGSILVNGESVARGQAAALISCCLIQIRGMDFMFDMDDRYVRWYLDNIMKKPQVCQISKPFLIVCEE